CGGTGCCGCCGTCGGCGGTGGGCTCGAGCTCGAACGACCAGACCGCCCAGTTCTCCTCGATCCGGAAGGCCAGCGCCCGGCCGGGCTCGTGGCGCACCACCTCCCCGTGGGTGATCCAGGCCAGCTCACCCTGCACGTTGCGGTTGGTGAACCGGGTGCCCACGGCACAGGCCGTGGCGTCGCCGGCCAGCCGGGTCGAGTCGACCTGGGGGCTCCACTCGGCCATCCGGGTGGGGTCGCCAACGAGCGCCCAGACCGTCTCGGGGGAGGCGGCGATCGGCTCGTGGTCCTGCAGGGTCGGGACGTCGCTGCTGGTGGTCATGAGGGGCCTCCTGTCGGTAAGCGACCGATCGGTCGTCTATTGCCGCACCGTAGCCGCGCCGAGACAATGCGTCCAGTCGGTCGGGTATCTTGGTCGTCATGACTTCGACGGTCGACGGCCGGCGCGAGCGGGGCGATCGCACCCGCCGCCACGCCGCGCGCACGGCAGCCCGGCTCGCGACCGTGCAGGGCCTCGACTCGATCACCCTCGGCGCACTCGCCGAGGCGACCGGGGCCAGCAAGAGCGGGCTGCTGACCGTCTTCGGCAACCGTGAGGAGATCCTCGTCGCCGCGGTGGCCGAGGCCCGCACCCTGTACGTCGAGCACGTGATCGCGCCCGCGTGGACCGAGCCCTCGGGCACCCCCCGGTTGCGCGCGCTGCTCGACCACTGGGTGGGCTACCTGCGCGACGAGGTCTTCCCGGGCGGGTGCTTCGTGGCGACCACGTCGGCCGAGTTCGGCCACCGCGAGGGGCGCGTGGCGGACGCGGTCCGCGAGCTCAAGCGGGAGTGGATCGGCGTCCTGGAGCGCGAGCTGTCCGTGGCCGGCGTACCGGACCCCGCGGAGGCGGCGTTCCGCATCGACGCCTACCTCGTCGCCGCCAACACGCGCCGGGAGCTGTTCGGCGACGACGCCGCCCTCGACACCGGCCGCCGACTCGCCCTCGCCGTCCTCCCGCCAGTCCTCTCGCCGGTCGTCCCGCCAGTCGTCCCGGCAGGCGTCGCCGAGGCGGGGGAGGCACCGGCGGAACCGTAGAATCGGGGACATGTCCCTCATCCGCCGCATCGACCTGCGCGACGCC
Above is a genomic segment from Nocardioides aromaticivorans containing:
- a CDS encoding SRPBCC family protein, whose product is MTTSSDVPTLQDHEPIAASPETVWALVGDPTRMAEWSPQVDSTRLAGDATACAVGTRFTNRNVQGELAWITHGEVVRHEPGRALAFRIEENWAVWSFELEPTADGGTVLHQRRDAPDGISELSRQLTDAYLGGMETLTDTLRAGMRETLASIRAAAEREQ
- a CDS encoding TetR/AcrR family transcriptional regulator, producing MTSTVDGRRERGDRTRRHAARTAARLATVQGLDSITLGALAEATGASKSGLLTVFGNREEILVAAVAEARTLYVEHVIAPAWTEPSGTPRLRALLDHWVGYLRDEVFPGGCFVATTSAEFGHREGRVADAVRELKREWIGVLERELSVAGVPDPAEAAFRIDAYLVAANTRRELFGDDAALDTGRRLALAVLPPVLSPVVPPVVPAGVAEAGEAPAEP